The Rhodocyclaceae bacterium DNA window CGCTTGGCGGTGTCCACGATCTCGATTGCCGACTGGTCGATCAGCCGGTAGTCGAACGCCTTGAGGCGGATCCTGATTTTCTGATTTGACATTTCTCGCCTGCTCGAAGTCTTACGCGATCACTTTGGCGACGACACCCGCGCCAACGGTCTTGCCACCTTCGCGGATCGCGAAGCGCAGCCCCTCTTCCATCGCGATCGGCTGGATCAGCGTGACCGTGATCGAAATGTTGTCCCCCGGCATCACCATCTCGGTGCCTTCCGGC harbors:
- the tuf gene encoding elongation factor Tu (EF-Tu; promotes GTP-dependent binding of aminoacyl-tRNA to the A-site of ribosomes during protein biosynthesis; when the tRNA anticodon matches the mRNA codon, GTP hydrolysis results; the inactive EF-Tu-GDP leaves the ribosome and release of GDP is promoted by elongation factor Ts; many prokaryotes have two copies of the gene encoding EF-Tu) → PEGTEMVMPGDNISITVTLIQPIAMEEGLRFAIREGGKTVGAGVVAKVIA